A section of the Methanoregula formicica SMSP genome encodes:
- a CDS encoding Coenzyme F420 hydrogenase/dehydrogenase, beta subunit C-terminal domain, with protein MTSIPLSELESCIRTGCHSCTDFTSLYADISAGSIGSPQGMTTLLIRNTTGKAFVDAAVQARKLLVKEEADIPAIEKLAKAKIKKNRRK; from the coding sequence GTGACGAGCATTCCTCTTTCGGAACTGGAGTCCTGCATCCGTACAGGCTGTCATTCCTGCACGGACTTTACTTCACTCTATGCCGACATCTCTGCCGGATCCATTGGCAGCCCCCAGGGGATGACCACGCTCCTCATCCGGAACACCACCGGCAAGGCATTCGTCGATGCAGCAGTACAGGCCCGGAAACTCCTCGTCAAAGAAGAGGCAGATATTCCTGCAATAGAAAAACTGGCAAAAGCCAAGATCAAAAAGAACCGGCGGAAATAA